AGATTGAAATTGCTGAGTTTTGGATCAAAAACCCTTTGGTGAATCGAAGAAGACAAAGATGGATCAAAGGCCAAGCCTTTAGTGGAATTTCGATTGAAAGGTTTTGGATTTGGTGGTGTTGTTTTGTAGTCTTGGAAAAAGGAGTTGGGGTTTGAGGAAGAGGTGAAAGGGTTTGAGGGGGTTTGTGAGAAAGTGGAATTGGAAAAGTGAGTCAAGGGTTTAGGCGTAGGGTTTTGGAGGTTTTGGGTGAAGAAGTTGGAGGAGAATGACGAGCAAGACTTAGAGGGTCTTACAAGTTTTGAGCTGAATCGGCGAGAGATGAAGGCGGCAGCCATTTTCGAAGAACCAAAAATTGAGAGAGAGATGAGATCAAGACTAAGTTTCTGATTGATAGTGAGTGTGTAGAGAGAGCAAATTGATTTTATATGATGACCCAAATGAAGAGGCCCGGCCCAATTCAATTAAATAGAGCAAAACACAAGTGGGAACAGGAAGCTTTCCATCTGAAACAACCAGGTATGCCAGCCTCTTTCTCTTTCAATTCATACATTCACAATTCAAAAGTTCATCCTATTGTCATTTCTGGGTTTTCCTGTACTGGGTCATTTCTTGTATCTTTTTAGGGAGAATTGTTTCAGTTACACCCTTATCAAAATAGTCGAAAGTACTTTTCTGCTCAATGAGGTCCCTCAAACTTGGTTCAGTGATTTTCATCAACTGCAAAAATAGTGGAACACTTCCATCCTTTCAGTTTTAAGTAAACAGTAACAAGTTTGCGATTGGAAGATGCTATAGATTCAGTTATTCTATTGTGGTAAATGGTATTTTGGGAATATAATTGTTGGCTATAGCAGTTTTGAGAATATATATGTTTGACACAAACAATCTCTGTTTACTGCTGTGATTCCATGTCCCCCATTCTCTAATTAGTTCTGTGATTTTTAATAACTGGAAACAACGCGGGTGAGTGAAACCGTGAAAGTGCTCCATTCTTTCTTATTTAGGAAGTCACAGTTTTCAATTGGAAGATCCTATAAAGTCAAATTATTCTTTCAACTCAACTCTAAACTGTTACAGGTCGAACATTTGACCCAATGGAGTGTTGTTTAAATCATTTTCACTTCTTGAATCTTCATAAAGAGCTTATGGTCCAAAACTGGTGGTCTTGCTGTCAGCTAGTTATTAATGACCGCTACAGGACTTGAAACAATGTGCTCACCTTGATCATGAACTCATCTCAGGTACCCATAGATCACCCCCGGAGCATCATTGTCTACCTCTATGCTCAGGACGAAACGTTGCTTCTGATGCTTTTTGATGAATGTTAGTGTAGTAGGCTCTACTGCAATTCTCATTCCGCTAGGAACTTCAAAATATGCATGGTAAGTAGTTGTATCCCCTCCGACATTTGTCACAGTCCTGCTACAGCTCTTGGCTCTTGGTGTAGCAATGTTTGTTCCATTGAAGATGGCCATAAATGAAGGGTAATTTAGGTCGGTAGGCAGTTGTATGCAACCCCATCGACTTCGTCTAATAATAGCAGACATCTGAACTTCGTTGTATCCAAGGGTACATAGATACTGGATATATTCTTGTGTATGCATGTCATAGACTAGTCCAGGGTTCATGGCTTTGTTTGGGTTGATGTGGCCTGCCCCAAATTACTTCCCTAAAAGGGTATAGAATTGAGAAATTTCCCAACTTGATTTTAAGACGTAAAGGGTATCTAATTTCTTAATATATACATACACAGTGACAGATCTAGGATCCGATCATGGGATGGGCTTCATATTCAAGGGGTTTTCTTTTGCCGAATGCCACAAATTTTTTTTTTTTTGTAAAATTTAGGTAGACGTCAATGAGTCTTCAATAATTCATACTTACAATTTCAGTTTCAATAGAGAAAGAAGAAGATTAAAAGAGTTGTAAGTGATAAATTTTTGAGATTTAAGAGGTAAAATACTAGAAAACTAAAAGGAAAATTGGGAGAGAAAGTGAGGAACCATAAAATAGAGGCCTAGACACATATATGCATAGCATGTTGGGGAGTTTCTTAGAGGCGGGTGGGTTTGGCTGAGCACAAAAATGCATATACCAGAAAAAAAATTTACATAATATTACTAGTTTTTTTTTTTTCTCCCATAAAGCTTGGTTGGGCTTGAGCCCTACCCACCCTTGTTGTAGATCTGCGCCTGTACATGCATGAATCTCCAAATGTACATATTGATATAAACTGAAACACCAATGCTTTGATTTTTGCGGAGTACTCTAGCATCATGAAATCTAGGTTTCACAAAGGTGACAGCGGCCTTGTGCTTCCCTGTCCAAGTAATGGAGAGATGGCGGTGATGTGGACTCAAAAATGGGTTATATTTTTAGGCAGATGCATCAGAATCCCAACCAAGATGTGTAAGAGGCATTGGGGCGAGTAAGATCGCATCGGGTCTTGCCGATCTGGAATTGATGGTTTGTTGGAAAGTTAGGCAGGCAGAGGCAATGATGTTGGCTAGATTAAGAAGTGGGGCTTTAGTGGTTCAATGATAGACCACATCGAGTAGCGAATTGAGGCTATTCATAGCTCAAAGACGGCAACTGTGTGGTTGGGTTTCCAAGCAGGGATGTCGAAACATGGTGCGACACTGGTTTGGCCGCAGGGAGGTGGTGGCTGTCGTTTAAAGGCGAGAGAGCCCACGCCAGAGACGGTTCATTCCTCAGCCCACAGTCATTTGTAAAAAAGTCAGAATGAGCGCAACATTAATCAAAACTTCACTTGACCAATAGCTAGTCTAGGGTTTTCAACAAGGAGTGAGGAACATACTTAGTTAAAAGTCATGACCGCAAGTTGGCTCAACCGCGTAATCTAGAAAAACAGTTGGACCACAAGTCCTTCGGCCCTCATTTCGGTTGAAACGATTTTGAGGCAAACAAGTTACCGACGAAGCCTCACTACGATAAAAACATACAACAATTAGAAATTTTTCCACTTTTTACTCAAAACTCTAAGGCTTTTACTCAAAACTCTAACGCTTTTTACTCAAAACTCTAACGCTATACTTGGCTGACAAAATGAATTGATGGCAAAGCAATTTCATACTTTTTCAAATGTATTGATTTATTAGGGGTTTCCTTGTCCTCCCTTTTCTTGGAAGGTCTTAGCAAACTCTGATCTCATTATGCTTTGATTTGGGAAAAAGATAAAGGATCCGATTTTATTTGTCACCTTATTTGTCACCACATTGCTCAATCACGTATATGTTATTAGAAAAATGTGGCTTAGATATGAGCTATTTGGAATCCCACATCGGAAACGTGAAAGAGTCATCCTTAGGTTTTAAAGAATTGTACCACACACACTAATGTCGAGGCCTTTTTGTGTAAAACCTCATACCCGTTTCTCTACCGGGTGGCTAAAGTGGGGGGTATCGGCATTATTGCATCCTTGTGCATGGGACCCGTCAGCCGCTTCCGCTTAACAAGTAGTATCAGAGCCCAGGCGACGCTTGGGACTTGGTGTCTCATACGATCGAGTTGTAATTTGGTGGAGCTCCCGTTTGGATTGAGATCACAAAATGCAGATGGTTGTGATCGAGGTTGAGCTATTGAAATTTGGATCGTGAGACAGTTGGAGATGGCTCGAATCACGCCAGGTGGAGATTATTGGAAAAATGTGGCTTAGATATGAGCCATTTAGAATCCCACATCGGAAACGTGAAAGTCATCCTTGGGTTATAAGGAATGGTACCACACACACTAATGTCGAGGCATTTTGTGTAAAACCCCATACCCGTTTCTCCACTTGGTGGCTAAAATGGGGGGAGTCTCGGCATTATTGCATCCGTGTGAGTGGGACCCGTGGGGCCTATCAGCCGCTTCCACGTAACATATGAGTAGTCATCGGAGAAGGGTGGTATGCTGCCGTTGGTACCCTGCCACCAATAATTACAGATCTACTACTGCTTTTTGAGAATAAATGAACCTATTTTTGGATTAATTAAGAAAGAAAAGAATTGCATCAAAATATCAAATTTTCAAAAACGTGAAAAATATTTTGGAGATGACTTTGTGGTGATCCGATTGTGACTTATTGAGGAATGCCAAGTCTCTCCCCTACAAAACTCTGCAACTCCACAAGCTTCTTATCATCTCCCTCTAACCTTCCTCGACATACCATGGCTCTTCTTCTCTCCAAGCCAACCTCTTTTCTTCTATGAATTCCCATATCCCACTTCTTATTTCACATCTATCATTGTACCAAACCTCAAGCACTCTCTCTCCCTCACTCTCGAACTCTTTTACCCTTTTGCCGAAACTCTACTGGCCCGCCCTGAACCCGGAAAACCCGAGCTCGTCGACACCTAAGGTGACTCGGTCTCATTTACCGTCGTCGAGTCAAATACAGACTTCGGTTATCTTTATGGGAATTACCAAAGAGATGTTGAAGAGTTCAACACACTTGTACCTCAACTAGCATCAACTATTGGTGCACCTAGTCGTAACTGTGCAGCCAAAATTCCATTGTTGAGCATTCAAATTACATTGTTCCCAAATTGTGGCATTTGCATCAGACTTGCATATCATCATGTTGTTGGTGACTAGAGAACGTTTAACAATTTCATCAAGACTTGGGCCTCATTTTCTAGACATTCACTCCCTGCCAAGTCTATCTTGCCCTCTTATGATCGTAAGGCCATTGTTGATCTGTATGCGTTGGAGGGTATCTTCTTGAAGGAATGGTGGAAGCGAATTTCTTCACGAGGAGCAGTTATAGGTAATACTAAAAGTGTCATGTTAGATCCAAAGAGCATGGTTCGGGAAACTTTTTTGATGGACTTGACCAGCATGGAGAGGGTAAAAAAGTGGATTGTTTATCAATGCAACAAGGGAAATGAGTCACTACCTGTACATTTATCTGCTTATGTCCTAACATGTGCGTTTGTGTGGATTTCTTTGATTAAAAGCCAAGAAAAGTACTTCAATTACAAGTCATCTGGTCAGGATCAAAATTATTTTGGGTTTGTTGTGAGTGGTTTAACCTGTTTGAACCATCTGGTACCCTCAACGTATGTCGGCAATTACGTAGGGTTTGGCCGGGCGGCAGCGATAAGGAGTGAGTTGTTGGGGGACAATGGAATTGTTATTGCAGCTAGAGCAATTGGAAACACGGTTAAGAAATTAGACAAGACTATTTTTGGAGGGGCAAAGAAATGGATTTCGGATTGTAAGGTTAAGTTTGAGTTGGAGCTCCATGTTATGGTTTCTGGATCACCAAAAATGGATCTTTATGAAACAGATTTTGGGCTGGGGAGACCCAAAAAGATAGAGGACATTGGAATTGATGGTATGAAAGCTATTGCACTGACTCAGAGTAGAGATGTATCAGGTGGCATTGAGGTTGGATTAGTTCTGCTGAAGTCTCAAATGGATTATTTCACAACTTTTTTCATTGAATGACTAAATGCAACTCTTTGAGGAAAAATTCTAATATACCATATGGTGTATAGCATGCCTCACAAAATGTGTGGCTATCATTGATTGAAAAAGCAACTATAAGACCATGTAACGATCATTTACCCCTTCAAAAGCCCCCCATGTGCCATACAATTAGACACATTTGCAATAAGTATGTCGTATCATTGATTGAAAAAGCAATTATATGACCATATAATGACCATTTACCTCTTCAAAAGCCCCCCATGTGCCATACAATTAGACACATTTGTAATAAGTATGTCGTACCATATGGTATGATAGACAAAGCCCTCTTTGAGATGTATATTATATATTCACCGTTTGGGCTCTCTCTGCTCAAGCTCAGTGGTTCGATGGCCTTGAACTTGGTGGTTGTCAGCCCTAGAGCTTCACCCTAGGTCTATTTTAAGGTTGTTTGTTTTCGAAGTTGTTTGTTATTTATGTTATTTAGCTTATTTGCGTCTTTTGCGAGCAATAAGTCCTTACATTAGTTATGTAGGACGAGTCGGACTATGTCTATGTATTCAAAAGCGGCGAGTTCCTTACTTTGTCAAATGGTCTCTACCCTAAACCTTCTAGTGGTAGGGTGAAGTTAAGTGTCGTTGGATCTATTTTATGGTGGCAACAAGTGAGAAAGCTGTGCTATTGGTAGTTCTGCTTCGCGGTAGTCGAGTTATCTTTCATATATGTCACCGATATATGCCTGTATCAAAGCAAATAGAATAGCTATTAGAGCACTCTTCGCTAGTTAATGCATAGTTGAGTTCATGTTTATTGTAGAGATTTATGATATTATTTCAAATCTTTATAATAATGGATTTAGGCTTATTCCCCATGTATTTGAGAGTTTTATTAAGGGTTTTTTTTACTTAAACAGTGTCTGAACTCTTCAAGGATTGTTAAAATGATACATGAACTTTCAATGTTATTATAATGGTACTTGGACTTATATTTTCATTTCAACGTCGTACCTATGCTAAACTTCTGTCACTACTCTATTAAATCGAGCATGTGTGACTCACGTGAGTCACTAAATAACGCTAAAATGACTCATTTTTCCTGAATTTGATCTTTAACTATTTTTTTGGTTGAACAATTTTAATTTTTAATTGACACTTATACCAATTAACCTTTTATTTTTGAGTGCTTCTATTCATACCTCCACAATTGCTTCTTATACCTCCTCTAATTTTTATACAAATTTATTTCCAGTTTTGCCCTTATGAAGAATTAATGAAGGAATAAAAAAAAATCAATTAATGTACCTTATCTCCTTCTTCACATCCTAAATTCTCTTTAATTTTTTATTTTGTTAAAGGGTTAAATATTGTATAGTACTTATAGTTTGAAGTCAATATATGTTCAGTCCTTATTGTTTTATTTTAATTTAGATAGTCCTTAAAGTCACGATTTTTCTTTCAAATTGTCATTCCGTCAATTTCTCCATTAGATTGCTGACGTGGCCGTTAAAAATTACATTATCTTTAATGGCCACGTCAGTAGTTTAAAGGAAAAAATTAACATAATGACTATTTGAAAGGAAAATTGTGAATTTAAAGACCATTCAGATTAAAATAAAACCACAAGGGCTGAATATGTCAACTTCAAACAATAGGTACTAAACAAATTTCAATTCTTTGTTAAATATCTTAGTTGATTACTGATCTTCTTGAGTCATACTATATGCATTTTTTTCTTTGTATCCTATACATTTGTTGGATATTACCTAGTTGATATGGAGTCTTGTGTACTATGACTACTACTAAATTTTCAAGTAAGGTAAACCAGTGATGCCTAATGTTAATATATTTGAAACATCTTATGATTTTCCAGATCATATCATTTCAAGGACATGAATCTTTGTTTTGCATATATTTTTGCTCCCTCTCTTCTTGTTCATCAGATCCACTTGTATAATATCATGAGAGAAATTGTGATCTCCCTCTCTTGTTCATCAAATCCATTTGTATAATATCAGAAGAGAAATTGCGATCTCGTTACGAGCAAGATAAAGAAATAGAGAGGATGTTAGGACCCACCCCGAATTTCACCCTGAAACCTGAAGTAAATCCTGCGGGGACCACCTCCAAGGAAAGTTTACCGAAAATTCGGCATAACCTCCCTTGGAAATGGATAACCCTTCCTAATAATACATGCAAACACTTCTGAAAATCCAAATCCCAAATTAAACAATTCATTGGCTCAGAGCAACTCTAAAAGGAACAAAAGAAATAGAAAAACAAATAAGCGGAAGCTATAATACGAACTATGCCTTGACTTCAAGTACGCCCGACCTCAACTAAGCTAACTTGTAAGTTGGGCATTTTTAAAACGAAAAGCCCAAGGGAAAACATTTGAAACCGTTAGAGTGAGTGGACAAAACTAAATTCAATAAAAATATTTACGCATTCCCATTTAGTTTCCATAGAAATTATGATGCATGCAACAAGCTCAAAAACTCTCAACTCATAAACTGACAATAACACGACTAGCTTCGGCTAGTCTCCAAAACTTTATAAAATAGAGCCTCTCAGGTTAAAATATATGTATGTATTTACACACGTCCATACTCCCTATATAAATTCATGGGTCTATATAGGGCTACTACGCTCGCGTCCAACGCTCACGTCACGCCTTAATGCGGTGCTACACTACGCCATTAAGGTGGACAGACGGGTGTATAAATATGTGTCCATACCCCCTATATGAATTAAGCACTCATATAGGGCTACTACGCTCATGTCCAACGCTCACGTCACACCATAATGCGGCTATATGCTACGCCATTAAGGTGGACAGACACATATGGCTAGCTAGCATTTATATACATACTCTCCTCATCAATATATAATTATATTCACCGAAAATCCCATTTTCGGTAACTCTTCAAAAGAAATAAAATCGTCAAAATAAAATGACGTCAAATGCTCCAACAAAATAAATTGCTCAAAAATCAATTATTGCATGCATATTATTTAAAACAAAAGTCCACTCACAGTATCAGGCCTTAGCCTTCCAATGCTCGCAATACTCCTCGAGCGCTGCCTCCAACTAATCACACTCTCTAGCCAATCCCACGTCTGACGATAAACAAAAGAATAAATTTGTCAGACCGGACTTCAATAATCATTGATTCGACTTCTTCTTAAATTGACTAAGTATCCTGGGTTGACCAGGATTGACCAACATATATTAATAATCAATTCCGACTAAACTTCACAACTGTAACTTATTCGGAATGAACCTTAACCTGGAATCAAAGTCACCATCAATTTCCATGCCTTAACACATCAACTAAAATACTTCCAAAATTATTTTATGATCCCCTACGATCAACATGCTCACAAACAATACCAACAATTTCCTTCATTTCCTCTCTACACAACTTCACCCTAAAATTTACTATGGGCACCCAAATGGGTTTCCATAAATGGAAAGTTTCCAAAAAGGGAAAGTCTCCCTAAATAGAAACTTCCCTAAAATGGCAGATTTTACTAAACTAGGAATTACGACTTGAATTAGAAAGAATAACCTCGAGAACTACCTTCTCGGCTCTCTGCCGGATCTGCTGTTTCGTCGGAACCCTCATTGGATTCCGGTGACCTGCCGGAATAGTTCGCCGGATTCCGGCGACTTACCGGAATTTGGCGATAGCCTCCCCATAAATTCTAAATCACCAAGTTATCGACAACAACAACCAAAACATTCATATTAGCAACCATACTCCAAACGATCCAACATAGAACAACACAACAACAACATAACAGCAACCTAGTTGCGCAAATTTTATTCCTTACCTTCAGTCCGCTAAAAACCCAAATCCAGAAATTCCTCCTTGCCGGAGACCGACCTGCAATCCTCCGTCTCTCTCTGTCCCGACCCGAATAAACTCCATCCGCAACAAAACTCCACTCACCTCCTACACTCAGTTGTTGGGTCCGCCAGGAAGCAACCTTGCTCGTCGGAACATGGAAGAGAGGCCGGAAACGTTAAGAACTTGATCGCCGGAGATACGCCGGAAAACCCAGAAAAACAGAAGAAAAGGGGTTCCTCTAATTAGGGCACAAATCAACAGAATAAAGACATGGAATTGAAGTAAAAGGAAGGAGGAGAAGAACCCTACCCCTCGTTGTCACCGTCGTCACTGGAGCTCGCCGGAAAATGACGAACACAGTCGGAATTCTAGTTGTTCGATCTCCCTCTATGATGGCCGAAGGTCGAATCAAATGGTAGAAGGACGTAGAGGAGAGAGAGATGAGCCGATTTGGGGTGGTTGCACGCCCAGCGACGGCCGGACGGCGTCACTCCTTCGAGGGTCGCCGGAGACCATGAGAGAGAGAGACTGCTCGGGTCAACGCCCGGGTTGGGTTTGATAAAGTCAACCCGTCTCAATTCTTTAAATACCCAAACAAACGGCCAAGATCGAAACCCTACTCGATCAAACGGCCCCGATTAAATGTTATAAACCAATTTCTGAAAACAATCTCTTTACCAAACTTCGATAAAACGTAGAAAATAGCTCGAAGCTCCGAAAAAGAAATCCGAGGACATTGATGATCTTGCATAGTCGCACGCTACGATATCAGGGCTGAAAAAGAAGAATTTAACATTTTGAGAAAAACTCAAAAATAAACTCGAATGCTAAATTACCCAATTACCGAGCACGGTTAAATTCCTCAGTAACTCGTAGAATACCCAGTAAATAGGTAAAATTGGGTCCGGGATGTTACAGAGGACACTGCTAAATTTATCTTCAAAAATAATATAGGGGTACAGTTTCTTTATCCCTTCCACCTCTCTTCTTCTTCTATGGAATTCAACAACTGTAGGCTGTAGCTTATCTCTATCGCTCCTAAACTCCCACTCCACCCTATTTGCTTCTTCCTCTCATATTGTAGCTTAGCAGTTCACTATTCAAGAATGGATTTGGATTGAAATCGAAATCGTCAATGGGATTGTGCAAAATCTCAAGCAATGAGATCTGAGAAGCCAACCAACCCAAGAACATATTAATTCTTTCTAGGGAAAATTCTCATTAGCCCTAAATTTGAGGATTTTTTTCCCACTAACAAAAACAGATTCTAAAATTCCCATCAACCTATTGACTCTTAAGGATATGTTCCACTAACAAAGTTTTTGACTTTTTCCTTAACTTTGTTGTCTAAAATACCCTCCCTTAATCTAACACTCTCTCTTTTATGACTTTTTCAGATATGTTCTCTCTCTCTCNNNNNNNNNNNNNNNNNNNNATTTGTCTTTTTCTTTTGCATATAGATATCAATCATGGATTATATTTTTCCATGGTTCCCCCGTTTGTTATCAGGCTATATAGATATCAATCATGCATGGTTCCCCCGTTTGCCATTGTTATTTAGGCATATAGATATCAATCATGGATTATATCTTTCCATGGCATTATACTTGACTTTTGTTGTGCTCATGGTACAATTTGAAGAACTCAGGTGATATTAATTAGGTTCTAATCACTCGAGTCTACTGCCCTCAGTAGACCCTTTATTGCCCCCAGTAGACCCTCCTACTGCCCCCAGTAGACCTCCGGACAGATCCCCTACTGCCCCATGTAGACCCTTCTACTGCCCCTAGTAGATCCTCCTCCTACCCCCAGTAGACCCCCGGACAGACCTTCTACTGCCCCCAGTAGATCCCCTAGCATTCATCGGAACCCGGTCAACGGTGGTCGGAGCCTGGTCAACGGCCCCCGGAGCCTGATCAACGTCATTGGTCGTGGGAATCAAATCATAGAAACTTTATTTTATAATAGACTCTTATAATGGACTATTGTAGTTTATTTAATTCATTAAGGGTATGATTGTCTTTTGGCTGTTTAAGTTGGCTCTTGAGAATTTTAAAATCTGATTTTGTTAGTGGGAATAAAATTCATAAAATTAGGGCTAGTGGGCATTGTCCCAATTCTTTCTATCCTTAATTAACAAAGAGGAAGTGAAAAAGAAAAAGAAAATCCATATTTGGAAGACTAAGAAGACGAAGAATTGTGCTCTGTAAATATAGGAAGAAGAATAGTGGAAGAGGAAGAAGAACATGAAGCATCCACTACCAGAAGAAAGACTTTAGCCGACGAAAAAAAAAACCAGGCCGACGAATCAATTTTTCGTCGGCTAAAGTAGACTTTAGCCGACGAAATTTTCCTTCGTCGACTAATTTATATTTTCGTCGGCTATAGTGAACTTTTAATTTCGTCGGCTAAAGAATTTATTTCGTCGGCTAAAGTCACAAACTTTAGCCAACGACTTTAAACATTCTTTAGCTGACGAAATTTTAATTTCGTCGGCTAAAGTTGACTATACCCGACGAAAATAAATTTCGTCAGCTAAAGTTCTTTATATTCGCAGATCTGGACAGCAGCTCATCTGAGAAAAAAAAACGGAAGAAGAAAAAACGAGAGAAAAAGTTTGGGTGTTGTTGAAATATGTCCATAATTAAGAAGTGGAGCTATATATAGGTACGTACATGTGTATATATGTTGATTTTGAGTTTTATTTGAGTTGATCGATTTTGAGTGTGATTGAATTGATAGATTTTGAGTACGTTGGATGTATATATATGTGTGTGTGTTGATCGATTTGGTTGATGATTTGATAATATATATGAAGTTGTTGTTAATAAGT
Above is a window of Fragaria vesca subsp. vesca linkage group LG7, FraVesHawaii_1.0, whole genome shotgun sequence DNA encoding:
- the LOC101311521 gene encoding LOW QUALITY PROTEIN: anthocyanin 5-aromatic acyltransferase-like (The sequence of the model RefSeq protein was modified relative to this genomic sequence to represent the inferred complete CDS: substituted 1 base at 1 genomic stop codon), which encodes MGGVSALLHPFSPLQNSATPQASYHLPLTFLDIPWLFFSPSQPLFFYEFPYPTSYFTSIIVPNLKHSLSLTLELFYPFAETLLARDSVSFTVVESNTDFGYLYGNYQRDVEEFNTLVPQLASTIGAPSRNCAAKIPLLSIQITLFPNCGICIRLAYHHVVGDXRTFNNFIKTWASFSRHSLPAKSILPSYDRKAIVDLYALEGIFLKEWWKRISSRGAVIGNTKSVMLDPKSMVRETFLMDLTSMERVKKWIVYQCNKGNESLPVHLSAYVLTCAFVWISLIKSQEKYFNYKSSGQDQNYFGFVVSGLTCLNHLVPSTYVGNYVGFGRAAAIRSELLGDNGIVIAARAIGNTVKKLDKTIFGGAKKWISDCKVKFELELHVMVSGSPKMDLYETDFGLGRPKKIEDIGIDGMKAIALTQSRDVSGGIEVGLVLLKSQMDYFTTFFIE